From the genome of Hyphobacterium sp. CCMP332:
GCGCAATTGGGTCATGCTCCACTATTCGAGCCATCACGCCGGGTATCAGCCCGCAATTGTTGTGCATTCACTGGTCATTCTACCCTATCGCGACGATGCGCGCCGCCCCCTGCGCTATTATGCGCCCATCATACTGGTCGCGGGCGCATTGGCCGGCCTGATCTTGCTGGCCGCCTATCAATCGCGAGCCCGAGGATACGCGACAGGCTATTGGCTTATCATGGCATTGACCGGATTGCTGATTGCCGGAGGCGCGGAGGTATCGCGGGCACTCATCAATTACTCCTATGACTGGCATCAACCGCGACAGGCGGCCCAGCTTGCAGGGTTTCTGGTCTTTGGTGCCGGCATGTTGCGCTATTGTCTGCTGCGATGGCCTGCCCCGGCGCCGTTTCTGCGCCTTGTTTTCTGGGGCACCATCCTTCTAGCGGTCATTTCAGTGATGGCGTCCAGCGGATACGATGCCCGCTCTTCCATTGCCATTGGCATTCTGGCCGGAATCGCCGGAATCTGGGCGGCCTGGACAGGCCTTCGCACGAACCGCGCCGCCCTTTTACTGGCGCCCCCGCTCGTCGCCATCACGATCTACAGCCAGATGGCCCCGGGGGATTTGCTCGATCGGGGGGCGTATTTGCTGGTGACCATCCTGTTTGGTCACGCCATGTTGCGACACGATTTTGTGCTGATCCCCGTGCCGGTAGAGACCGCTACGTCCAAAACCCTCGCCGTGACGGAAACCGGGCGGACGCGCTTCCTGCCAATCGGCAAAATCCTGTTCCTGAAAGCGGCAGGCAATTACACCGAAATTCACTCGGTTGATGAAACGGTCGTCCTGGACGGGCGTGGCCTCGGCCTGGTCTTGGCTCAATTGCCCGATACCTTTCAGCGTGTGCATCGGTCGTGGGCGGTTAAACTGGAAGCGATAGAAGCGCTCCATACTCAAGAAGGTAGCCGTTACACGTTAGTCCTTACCGGAGGCAGACAAATTCCGGTTGGCCGACAACATGTCGGCGCATTGCGCGCAAAGCTGTAAATTGTACGTACGAAATTCGATCTACCGGATCTCATATGGAAAATTATGCGCCTTAGCCGGTCGGGGGAGATAGCAGGATGTGGACACGTACCATCACCGCGAGACGGATGACCTCAGGTGATGTCTTGAAGTAGCGAAATGGGTTCTTGCTCATCCGCCAAAATTATCGACCAACCCGCTAACACCGAGTTTCCTCTGACAAAGCCCGCCGAGCCGCCTGGGACGGCCCATCCAGAATTTCGCTCAGACACAGTCGTCGACCGGGTCGTCATGGGTGATCGCACAGACCATCAAAGCAGCCCGTTCAGCCCCATAAGCAGCAACCAGCATCTCCTGGAAGGTCGCCCACTTGTCAGCGCTGTCTTCTATGGCAGCCACGACGGCGCGTTCGAAATTGTCACTGATGGCACCGCGCGCTGTCGTTCCTTCTCCAATACGCGGATCGATGGTTCCGGTGTCTTTGTTAAGATCAAGATGACGCAGCCGGTGGGTTCCTGCGGCTTCATCCCCGTAAAGACAGCCCGTGTCCTCGCCGGCGAAGGATGCCATGTCGAAACAGCCGGAAACCAGACCAGCAGGGAAGGCCGGGTTGGCGGCCCGCAAATCCAGCCACGGTGCCCGGCCAGAATTGCCGAGACCGGGCGGATTCTCGATTCCGCCGGGACGCGCCGGGTCGGGCTGGTCGACCCAATTTGAGTGTGAATAAAAGTCCTGACTGGCATGCAGGATGCGCCCCAGGTGGGCCAGCACATTACATTTCGCGCGGCCATGCTCCTGACCTGCATAGACGCAGGAAATATAGGTCGGAATCTGGCTCGATCGTATGTCCCCGTCATCGTCCAACAGGTCTGCGGCATCAACAACGGCGTGGCGAATGTTCTCGAGCATGTAATCGCGGCATTCGCTCAACGAATCTTCGGCCTCGGACCGGCTGCGCGGATAGTCCGGGATGTCGAAATAGTCCCCAGCGCTGCAATGCGCGTACGAGGTGAGCATACCTCGGCCCCGATCCGGCGCGCCAACGGCACCGAAATCACCCCGGCTACCGGCCAGCGAATCCAAAGTGTCGGACTGGAAACAGGCAGCGGGCGGCGATGCGGCCTCACATGCCAGTGCGTGACGCGTTATGCGCCCGTGCTCGGAATTCTGACCACCACTGTTAATGGTCCCGAATCCGGTCGAAATTAATATGGCACCCGCCACAGATAGTAATTTAAGAGCAGACATTTGTTGTTGGAAAATCATGGCACCCCCTGAACTTGAGGAGCGTAACGAAAAAGTATCCGTGAGGAAAACTATTTAAAATGCTATTTTCGAATTTAGGCTCAGCGACCTGAATGAATAGCCATATATTCGTAAACGGCTTCTTCCCTAATTTCGAGGCAAGGAGGCTGGTACCAGGAATTTATTCAAAATTGGACACGGATCATTAGCGTAGCGCGCCCACATGTCTGTTTGCCTCATCTACGATGAGCGTCAGGTTCACACGATAGAGATAGATCAATAAGAGCGGCCTTCCCGGCCACGCGTCGAAGTCGCAACGCAGAACGTGATTTTATGATAGAGTGCGTCCCAGCATGGGAGACACAAAAATGAGAATTTCGTTTTATATAGCGACTGCCGGTCTGGCAGTCGCTTTCGTTGCTTTTTCCGGTTCAGTCGATGCACAGCGACAGGACGCGCGTTCTGTCCAGAATGAGATGCTGCCTCTCTGCCGTGATGCGGAAGCAGGCGAACGCTGCCGTACGCGCAATGGCACCGTCCGGGTCCGCCGTGGTCAACGAGCGGGTTCCGGCAATGAGCCAGGGCTCACTAACAATCTAGGCGGTGGAGATCCCGGCTGGGAGGTGCGCGGTGAAGGCGACACCGAGCCTCGCGGAGAGGCTCCGGGCCAAGTACGCCAGCCAGATGTCCAGAATTTCGGCGGTGCCGATGTCGGCTTCATTACCGGACGTGGCGGGAACGCCCCCGAGCCTGAAGCGATGGACTGCGAATTGTGCGACGACGACGAGGACACGCCGCAAGGCCCGATAGACAATACACCGCGGCCCGACACACGCGCCCCGCAGGGCCCGGACGGCGGCGAGGACGATGATTGCGAGTGGCACAATCCTGCCGGTGGTCCGGATCAGGAATTTTGTGACGAGTAGTTTTTACAGATCACGTCTTTTAAACTAGCGGTCTCTGTGAATGTGGGCACTAAGGGTAGAAGATCGGCACTGACCTGCGCCCCTTAGCTCCCTCGTTTATTTCGAGAATCTGTTATTAAGGAGACAGACGATAGGCAAAGAAATCCAGCGTCCGCGACCAGGCGAGCGAGGCAGCGTCAGAGTCGTATCGCGGCGTGGAATCATTATGAAAACCGTGATTGGCGCCTTCATAGACAAAGGCATCATAGACGGCATTACTCGTATCGAGCACCGCTTTATAGTCAGGCCATCCGGCGTTGACACGTTCATCCAGTCCAGCCAGATGAATCTGGAGAGGAACCTCGAGCTGTTCAGCTTCACTCGCCGTTGGCCAGCCGCCGTAGAAGGGCACGGCGCCTGATAGCCAAGGCTGGCGGACAGCCATCAGATTGGCGACGGCCCCACCGAAACAAAAGCCAACACAGGCCACTTTCCCGGAGCAGGCGTCGTGCGTGCGCAAGAAATCTGCAGCAGCCTGAAAGTCCTGAACCATCGACTCGCGTTCGCGCTGAGCCTGCAGAGCTCGCCCGGGAGCTGTCAGACCAACGCGAACCGGTCTCCGAAATCGACCACCGACCTTAACTCAGGCTGCGAGTTCACGCCATTCGGCCAGAGCCGCGGATCGGTTTTGCTTGAATATTTCTCTGCGGTTTAGGTGACGCTCGTGGCTGAAGTGGTTGTGGACGGATGACTGGGTGGAAACGAATTTCTGCAAGGTCTCGAAGCTGCGGAACTTGCCCATCGCTCGCTCCTTTCGCCGGAAGGGGAGATGGGAGTTTTCCGCTCGATTGTTGAGCCAGCGCCCGGTCTCCTGGCGGCCGGCATTGCCGATCAGTTTCATCGCGGCTTTGTATGACTTCAGCCGATCCGTCACTACGACGTTCGGATTGCCGTATCGCTTCATCGTTCTGCGCAAAAATCTCAACGCTGCTTTGCGATCCCGGCGCCTTGTGACATAGGCCTCTAGAACTTCGCCTTCGTGATCGACGGCCCGCCACAGGTAATGAAGCTCGCCGTTGATCTTCACGAAAACCTCGTCGAGATGCCACGCCCATTTCGAGAAGTTATTGTCGGCAACCCGCTTTTTGCGGATCTGTGCCGCGAACATCGGGCCAAAGCGATTCCACCAGAAACGGATCGTTTCATGCGTGATATCGATCCCGCGCTCGTGGAGCAGGTCCTCGATATTCCGCAAGGACAGCGGAAAGCGAACATACATCATTACCGCCAGGCGAATGACTTCAGGTGACGTCTTGAAATAGCGAAAAGGATTCTTCATTTGGCGAAATTACCGCCCAAGCCGCTAACACTGAGTTTCCTCTGACAGCGCCCCGCTACCCAGAAACCGCCGGACTAACAATACCGGTGGACCACTCCTAAGGGGCAGGCCAAGATGTATTCATGTCACTGACCTATGGCAAAGGTAGCGCGGCCTGAGATGACTCGACGGATCAGCGTGATCAAAGACGTATAACCTCATGATCATAAGGGGTGATGGCATGCGAATTCTGATCACGGCTATTCTGATCAGCCTGATTGCGGGCGAGGCTTGGGCACAGACCCGCCTGCGCTCGGCTGTCCTGCCTGCCACTCGGGTTGTGGAAACCGGAACACCGGCTACCGTCTTTGCCACCCTTATCAACGCCGGCGCTTCGGCCGTCAGCCATTGCCGTATCACGCTGGATGCGGGGTTTAGCGGCCCAGTGCCCGTGAACCTCAGCTTTCAGACCGTCAATGCCGTCAATCAGCTGACGGGTAGCGCCAACACGCCGGTCGACATTCCGGCAGCCGCGGCGCAGGGTTTTCTGATCACGCTGACCCCAACCGGTGAAATCGCAGCGCGGGATATCGGTTTTGATTTTGTCTGCGACGAAGGGCGCGCAACAGTAACCGAGGGGGTCAACACGCTTCGCCTGACAGCCAGCGACACGTTCCTTCCGGATATTATTGCCATTGGCGCCACCCTGTCGGGTGATGGCGTCCTCCGCATTGAAAGCGCTGGGGGTCGTCAGGCCATGGCTGCGGCTGCGCTCAATATAGGCGACACGGCCACTGTCACCGTTCGTCCGGTGACGGGGCGCTACGCCTGGCCGATTGATCTGGAGGTTTGCGAAACGGGTCCTGACGGACGCTGCCTCTCCCCACCGGTCGCCAGCCTGCCGATCAATTTTGCCTCGGGCGAAACACGCACCTTTACCGTCTTTGCGCGCGGCGATAGTCGGCTCGGTATTCCGCTCATGCCTGATATCGCGCGTGTCTTCCTTAATTTCGAAGCCGAAGATGGCAGCGCGCTTGGTGCGACATCCGCGGCTCTTTTCAGCCCGCAGCCGGTGCGCGACTATGCGCCGCTGAACCTGCAAGCGGCCCGCGACCAGGCCTTTGTATCCGGCGCACGCGCAGTCCTCATTATGCGCGATGGTGAGGTTCTGTTGGAAGATTATCGCGGTATTGGCGCTGCGGATCGTGCCGAAATTCTTAATTCAGGAACCAAAAGCTTTTCCTGCCTTCTGGCTGGCGTGGCGCGTGATGATGGTTTGTTTAATCCCGATGACTATGCCTTTGTCGGTATTTCCGCTTGGGCCCCAGATGGGACCGACCCCTGGTCACCGGTCAAGCAGGATATTCGCGGGCGCGATCTGATTGCCCTATCCCATGGGCTCAGCCCCGGCCCCAGCGCAGGCGATATCTCCGGCTTTGACAGCTATGAAGAGGCGATCAATATCGCATCCATTTACCGTCCCGATCGTAATGCGATCTATGGGCGTAGCGGGTTTCAGGCCTTTTCTGCGCTGTTTGAATTGCGAACCGGTGGCGAAATCGACACTGATAGTGTTATTCAAGGCGGGCGCGACCCGGCTACGTATCTGGATGACAGGCTTCTGTCAGTGATCGATGCCGTTCCAGCATGGAATCGCGACATCAATGGTAACCCTAATTTTTCTGCTGGAGCGGCGCTAACGGCGCGAAACTGGGCGAATTTCGGACGGTTTGTGCTGGATGATGGCATGTGGGACAGCCAGCGCCTTTTGACCCGGTCCTCGATACGGCGCTGCCTGCATTATGCCAGTCCTGCTTATCTGGGTTATGGCCTTGGCTTTTGGCTCAACCGCGATGTCGGTGACAGCTATGATGCGCAACGCGACGCCCTGCCGCCTGAGACACGAGTCCATATGCCAACAATGGGGCGCATTTTTCCCGCCGCACCTGATGATATGGTATCGGCTTGGGGTGCATTTAATATGCAGATGCATTTGATCCGTTCGGAAAACCTGGTGATCGTCAAATTTGGGGGATCCGGTGATCAGAATGTATTTTTCGAAACCTTGTTTGCGACGTCACCATAAATTGCCCCTTTTTCGCCGCGAGTCCGTGTCAGCTTGAGTATTCTGACAGGGGCCGTCCACACATGACAGCACCTAACTATTCGAACCAACGAACCGTTGTAGACCATATGCGACGGTCAATGGTCGAGCGTGTTGATCTTGCTGAGGTCACCGCCCGCCCAATCAAGAACTCTAGGATTCATCACCTTGAACCAAAGTTGGGGGATAGCTGCCAGCACGAGACAACCGGGGTAGCCGGATGGAAGACTTGGCACTTCGTCATAGTCTCTTAATGCCTGATACGGGCGCATCGGATAGGCGTGATGGTCAGAGTGGCGTTGCAGATGCAGTGTCAACAGATTCGAAATCCTGTGGTTCGAATTCCAGGAATGGCGCGGCTGACACTTTTCGTATTTGCCATTCGGACGCTTCTCTCTGAGCAGGCCGTAGTGCTCAATGTAGTTGACTTGCGTCAGTGCGTACCAGGAGAAAAAATGATGGGCGAGAATAAACGGAAGAACGATCCAGCCCAATGCCGCCACAAGTCCAATCGTTATAATTGTTGTTAGCACGTAGACTTGGAGAATTTCGTTTCTCCAATGGAGCGCAGGCAACCCCTTTTTTTCTAGCCTTTTAATTTCTTGGCTCCATCCGCCAAAGAATGCGCCTGGCAATTCGCGGAGGGCAAACTGATAGACCGACTCACCGAATTTGGATGAGGCGCAGTCTTCTGGTGTCGCAACATAGACATGGTGGCCGCGATTGTGCTCGGGCGTGAAGTGTCCGTAGCCGGAGAGGCTGAGCGCCAATTTAGCGAATGCGCGATTTCGTTTGTCTGTCTTATGGCCAAGCTCGTGGGCAATGTTGATCAAGCTGCCGTTGATTGAGCCGACACCGACAGCCAGCAAACCGACCGCCCAAACCGGCAAACCCTGCGTGCCAACCATCCAGACACTCGCCAGGAACAGAAAAAAATGCGCCGGAATCATCAAGTAAGCGACAGTTTCGTAGAAAGTGTCCTTACTCATGGCAGGCACCACAACCTCCGGCGGATTCTGAGGATCGCCGCCGATAATGGCGTCCAGCGCCGGAATGAACCCAAAAAAATAAAGAAGCGGCAATACCATAAGAAACGGATTTTCGCCCGCTGCAAAATAGAGCGCATAGGCGCTTAAGGGCACAATTGGCAGCGCGAGGCTGCCGAGCCACAGCCAGCGCTTTTTGTCGACAAATCGGATCACCTCGCCCTGTTCGCCTTTAGCAACAAATTCCATCTTGCCTGCTCCATTGTTGTCCTTGACGTAGCGCTGGATGTTGACAATGTCAACATCTAAGATGAAACCAGAAACGATTGCGGCATTCGAATAGCGCCAGAACCGGCCAGGGGATTGAAATATGTCAACTTATCATCACGGAAATCTCCAGGCGGCGCTTCTCGAACGCGCGATCG
Proteins encoded in this window:
- a CDS encoding LytTR family DNA-binding domain-containing protein — encoded protein: MDDEPLIVRHFHAKLIEVCICVLVTIGVLTLTGQPVISRALDAASIVEFRTTAPADPNSSWTEAETLDLSDLPRPRTDAWLRWSPTLELPTDRPLAIQMAGPFSADVYFNGELIGSKGVPAPSPQDEQAGEIDSLFAIPAGLIRDERNWVMLHYSSHHAGYQPAIVVHSLVILPYRDDARRPLRYYAPIILVAGALAGLILLAAYQSRARGYATGYWLIMALTGLLIAGGAEVSRALINYSYDWHQPRQAAQLAGFLVFGAGMLRYCLLRWPAPAPFLRLVFWGTILLAVISVMASSGYDARSSIAIGILAGIAGIWAAWTGLRTNRAALLLAPPLVAITIYSQMAPGDLLDRGAYLLVTILFGHAMLRHDFVLIPVPVETATSKTLAVTETGRTRFLPIGKILFLKAAGNYTEIHSVDETVVLDGRGLGLVLAQLPDTFQRVHRSWAVKLEAIEALHTQEGSRYTLVLTGGRQIPVGRQHVGALRAKL
- a CDS encoding CinY protein; this encodes MSALKLLSVAGAILISTGFGTINSGGQNSEHGRITRHALACEAASPPAACFQSDTLDSLAGSRGDFGAVGAPDRGRGMLTSYAHCSAGDYFDIPDYPRSRSEAEDSLSECRDYMLENIRHAVVDAADLLDDDGDIRSSQIPTYISCVYAGQEHGRAKCNVLAHLGRILHASQDFYSHSNWVDQPDPARPGGIENPPGLGNSGRAPWLDLRAANPAFPAGLVSGCFDMASFAGEDTGCLYGDEAAGTHRLRHLDLNKDTGTIDPRIGEGTTARGAISDNFERAVVAAIEDSADKWATFQEMLVAAYGAERAALMVCAITHDDPVDDCV
- a CDS encoding dienelactone hydrolase family protein, giving the protein MTAPGRALQAQRERESMVQDFQAAADFLRTHDACSGKVACVGFCFGGAVANLMAVRQPWLSGAVPFYGGWPTASEAEQLEVPLQIHLAGLDERVNAGWPDYKAVLDTSNAVYDAFVYEGANHGFHNDSTPRYDSDAASLAWSRTLDFFAYRLSP
- a CDS encoding IS6 family transposase; translation: MKNPFRYFKTSPEVIRLAVMMYVRFPLSLRNIEDLLHERGIDITHETIRFWWNRFGPMFAAQIRKKRVADNNFSKWAWHLDEVFVKINGELHYLWRAVDHEGEVLEAYVTRRRDRKAALRFLRRTMKRYGNPNVVVTDRLKSYKAAMKLIGNAGRQETGRWLNNRAENSHLPFRRKERAMGKFRSFETLQKFVSTQSSVHNHFSHERHLNRREIFKQNRSAALAEWRELAA
- a CDS encoding serine hydrolase domain-containing protein, which codes for MRILITAILISLIAGEAWAQTRLRSAVLPATRVVETGTPATVFATLINAGASAVSHCRITLDAGFSGPVPVNLSFQTVNAVNQLTGSANTPVDIPAAAAQGFLITLTPTGEIAARDIGFDFVCDEGRATVTEGVNTLRLTASDTFLPDIIAIGATLSGDGVLRIESAGGRQAMAAAALNIGDTATVTVRPVTGRYAWPIDLEVCETGPDGRCLSPPVASLPINFASGETRTFTVFARGDSRLGIPLMPDIARVFLNFEAEDGSALGATSAALFSPQPVRDYAPLNLQAARDQAFVSGARAVLIMRDGEVLLEDYRGIGAADRAEILNSGTKSFSCLLAGVARDDGLFNPDDYAFVGISAWAPDGTDPWSPVKQDIRGRDLIALSHGLSPGPSAGDISGFDSYEEAINIASIYRPDRNAIYGRSGFQAFSALFELRTGGEIDTDSVIQGGRDPATYLDDRLLSVIDAVPAWNRDINGNPNFSAGAALTARNWANFGRFVLDDGMWDSQRLLTRSSIRRCLHYASPAYLGYGLGFWLNRDVGDSYDAQRDALPPETRVHMPTMGRIFPAAPDDMVSAWGAFNMQMHLIRSENLVIVKFGGSGDQNVFFETLFATSP
- a CDS encoding alkane 1-monooxygenase, with the translated sequence MEFVAKGEQGEVIRFVDKKRWLWLGSLALPIVPLSAYALYFAAGENPFLMVLPLLYFFGFIPALDAIIGGDPQNPPEVVVPAMSKDTFYETVAYLMIPAHFFLFLASVWMVGTQGLPVWAVGLLAVGVGSINGSLINIAHELGHKTDKRNRAFAKLALSLSGYGHFTPEHNRGHHVYVATPEDCASSKFGESVYQFALRELPGAFFGGWSQEIKRLEKKGLPALHWRNEILQVYVLTTIITIGLVAALGWIVLPFILAHHFFSWYALTQVNYIEHYGLLREKRPNGKYEKCQPRHSWNSNHRISNLLTLHLQRHSDHHAYPMRPYQALRDYDEVPSLPSGYPGCLVLAAIPQLWFKVMNPRVLDWAGGDLSKINTLDH